A window of Piliocolobus tephrosceles isolate RC106 chromosome 13, ASM277652v3, whole genome shotgun sequence contains these coding sequences:
- the LOC111540923 gene encoding LOW QUALITY PROTEIN: olfactory receptor 51G1 (The sequence of the model RefSeq protein was modified relative to this genomic sequence to represent the inferred CDS: substituted 1 base at 1 genomic stop codon), whose product MANLXKSSLQRATFFLTGFQGLEGLHGWISIPFCFIYLTVILGNLTIVHVIRTDEPMYYFHEPMYYFLGMLALTDLGLCLSTQPTVLGIFWFDARDIGIPACFTPLFFIHPLSLVESSVLLSMSIDRYVTICNPLRYSTVLTPVRIVKVGLRSVLRSALLILPLPFLLKRLQYCRSHVLAHAYCLHLEIMKLACSGITVNHICGLFVVACTVGMDSLLIFLSYSVILRTVLSIASLQERLRALNTCVSHICAVLLFYIPMIGLSLVHRFGEHLPRVVHLLMSYVYLLVPPLMNPIVCSIKTKQIRQCIIKKFQFIKSLRCFWKD is encoded by the coding sequence ATGGCAAACCTTTAGAAAAGCAGCCTCCAAAGAGCCACTTTCTTCCTGACAGGCTTCCAAGGTCTAGAAGGTCTCCATGGCTGGATCTCTATTCCCTTCTGCTTCATCTACCTGACAGTTATCTTGGGGAACCTCACCATTGTCCACGTCATCCGTACTGATGAACCCATGTACTATTTCCATGAACCCATGTACTATTTCTTGGGCATGCTAGCTCTCACAGACTTAGGCCTTTGCCTTTCCACACAGCCCACTGTCCTGGGCATTTTCTGGTTTGATGCCAGAGACATTGGCATCCCTGCCTGTTTCACTCCGCTCTTCTTCATTCACCCCTTGTCTCTAGTGGAGTCATCAGTTCTGTTATCCATGTCCATTGACCGCTATGTGACCATCTGCAACCCACTGCGTTACTCCACCGTCCTGACACCTGTACGTATTGTCAAGGTGGGGCTAAGGTCAGTGCTTAGAAGtgccctcctcatcctcccttTGCCATTCCTCCTGAAGCGCTTGCAATACTGCCGCTCCCATGTGCTGGCTCATGCTTATTGTCTTCACCTGGAGATCATGAAGCTGGCCTGCTCTGGCATCACTGTCAATCACATCTGCGGGCTCTTTGTTGTGGCCTGCACTGTGGGTATGGACTCCCTGCTCATCTTTCTCTCATACTCCGTCATCCTTCGCACCGTGCTCAGCATTGCATCCCTCCAGGAGCGACTCCGAGCCCTCAACACCTGTGTCTCTCATATCTGTGCTGTACTGCTCTTCTACATCCCCATGATTGGCTTATCTCTTGTGCATCGTTTTGGTGAACATCTGCCCCGCGTTGTACACCTCCTTATGTCCTATGTGTATCTGCTGGTACCACCCCTCATGAACCCCATTGTCTGCAGCATCAAGACCAAGCAAATTCGCCAGTGCATCATTAAGAAGTTTCAGTTTATAAAGTCACTTAGGTGTTTTTGGAAGGATTAA
- the LOC111540924 gene encoding LOW QUALITY PROTEIN: olfactory receptor 51A4-like (The sequence of the model RefSeq protein was modified relative to this genomic sequence to represent the inferred CDS: inserted 2 bases in 1 codon; substituted 1 base at 1 genomic stop codon), which translates to MSVINTSYVDITTFFLVGLPGLEHAHIXISIPICNMYLIAVLGNCTILFIIKTXPSLHEPMYYFLSMLAMSDLGLSLSTLPTMLSIFLFNAPEISSNACFAQEFFIHGFSVLESSVLLIMSFDRYLAIHNPLRYTSILTTVRVAQIRIVFSFKSMLLVLPFPFTLRSLRYCKKNQLSHPYCLHQDVMKLACSDNRIDVIYSFFGALCLMVDFILIAVSYILILKTVLGIVSKKEHLKALNTCVSHICAVIIFYLPIINVAIVYHFACHVSPLINVLMANVLHLLVPLLMNPIVYCVKTKQFRVRVVAKLCQLKI; encoded by the exons ATGTCCGTTATCAACACATCATATGTTGACATCACCACCTTCTTCTTGGTTGGGTTGCCAGGGCTAGAACACGCACACATCTGAATCTCCATTCCCATCTGCAACATGTATCTTATTGCTGTTCTAGGAAATTGCACCATCCTTTTTATCATCAAGAC GCCCTCCTTGCATGAGCCCATGTActattttctttccatgttgGCTATGTCTGACTTGGGTTTGTCTTTATCAACCCTGCCCACTATGTTAAGCATCTTCCTGTTCAATGCTCCTGAAATTTCATCCAATGCCTGCTTTGCCCAGGAATTCTTCATTCATGGATTCTCAGTACTGGAGTCCTCAGTCCTCCTGATCATGTCATTTGATAGATACCTAGCCATCCACAACCCTCTGAGATACACCTCAATCCTGACGACTGTCAGAGTTGCCCAAATAAGAATAGTATTCTCCTTCAAGAGCATGCTCCTggttcttcctttccctttcactTTAAGAAGCTTGAGATATTGTAAGAAAAACCAATTATCCCACCCCTACTGTCTCCACCAGGATGTCATGAAGTTGGCCTGCTCTGACAACCGAATTGATGTCATCTACAGCTTTTTTGGAGCACTCTGCCTTATGGTGGATTTTATTCTCATTGCCGTGTCTTACATCCTGATCCTCAAGACTGTACTGGGAATTGTATCCAAAAAGGAGCACCTTAAGGCTCTCAATACTTGTGTTTCACACATCTGTGCAGTGATCATCTTCTACCTGCCCATCATCAACGTGGCCATTGTCTACCACTTTGCCTGCCATGTCTCTCCCCTCATTAATGTTCTTATGGCAAATGTTCTCCACTTACTTGTACCTCTACTAATGAACCCTATTGTTTATTGTGTAAAAACTAAACAGTTTAGAGTGAGAGTTGTAGCAAAATTGTGTCAACTGAAGATTTAA